From one Lycium ferocissimum isolate CSIRO_LF1 chromosome 5, AGI_CSIRO_Lferr_CH_V1, whole genome shotgun sequence genomic stretch:
- the LOC132057787 gene encoding uncharacterized protein LOC132057787: MEPFQDSKHIDKYKRRLGMRWWFLTCNGKIWFFVNDGIEVEVLMNPDQQVTLKLTFLDSGKMFVTILVYAKCDAVDRLELWDNIYSLSSSMNFPWLVGGDFNVILHEEEKIGGLPVHQTEVEDFAFFKNSCDLQDIDFRGSPFTWWNGRAGEDFIFKILDRILVNNQLQEWLGNLQMEHLSRTGSDRAPLLLTAGEQVQQFSKPFRFLKFWVDHESFMHTVEQHWSTEFVEGAFITFKLKMKKLKAALSVWSKETFGDIFKQLTIREDIVKIKEQLFEEDPSEVNRMVLQQTQAEFKRYMHFKEEFWKQKAGVKWQSEGDRNTRFFHSLQQFSSEATSSDYNILEHVEEAVTQDPNDLLCSMPSLEEVHKAVFELAGDSACGPDGLSGIFYQKCWDIVGADVYNVVKAFFNGQTLPKSVTHTNLVLLRKKEIINNFSDLRPISLSNFINKIITRVIHDRLESILPSLISQKQSGFVKGRNIIENVLLTQKVVADIRKRGRLENVIIQLDMAKAYDRATSFFHSTRGVKQDDPLSPALFILAAEVLSRALNSLFDEGMYRGYGLAKWSSNLNHLSYADDIIIFASADKWSLQRIMKILHEYEAVSGQKINVHKSAFCMYKRISSELVNEVQQSTGFSRGEFPFTYLGCPVFHARKQKIFYRDVIKKVRDKLQAWKGKLLSFGAMVPPKSVIKELQNMFNRFFWQTKTDGKCKHWSEWNKLCYPKGEGGLGFRSLNDISKALFSKLCWRFRISNSLWSNFMWNKYCKKVRPTLVQWKGSTQTWKYMLEASNDIEHHIWWEPHQGSISIWYDNWLKIGALNDQIQFQAYKDDSVEDLAEIMEGDHWDMTKVQQMFCDEMEIDKPHWMLTSSGKFTVSSAWEYIRQKRQVKHAILKWWNTPVKSNLKTLYQAVPTFILSHLWKGRNTRRHGGSITVNKVIYEINRGILLLAQSLFPGMKLFPKRWPFFVQYLENSEKDKVVHKEVTWSKFKKFSRIRDHNGDLVYAAGKRLEDTTNVIAEVVAIENGIQYCVDHHQLLPLIVETDSLTMQKMEYGKYHGGYHWYHATDIGLTWSLKAGSVLLQWLQEVLPRRCITTQRAIILMDQYAGGFSSLCRPVLICELGHMVKLCKSYKNSTGRSLLQPKA, translated from the exons ATGGAGCCTTTTCAAGATTCTAAACACATTGACAAATATAAAAGGAGATTGGGTATGCGGTGGTGGTTTTTAACTTGCAATGGTAAAATCTGGTTTTTTGTTAATGATGGAATTGAGGTGGAGGTATTGATGAACCCTGATCAACAGGTTACTCTCAAGCTTACTTTCCTAGACAGTGGCAAAATGTTTGTCACTATCTTAGTTTATGCAAAGTGTGATGCTGTGGATAGATTGGAACTGTGGGataatatctattctttatcaagCAGCATGAATTTTCCATGGTTGGTAGGTGGagatttcaatgtcattttACATGAAGAAGAGAAGATAGGTGGGTTGCCTGTTCACCAAACTGAGGTTGAAGATTTtgcatttttcaaaaactcttGTGACCTGCAGGATATTGACTTTAGGGGCAGTCCtttcacttggtggaatggtagagCTGGGGAAGATTTCATATTCAAAATATTGGACAGGATCTTAGTCAATAATCAGTTGCAAGAATGGCTTGGTAATCTACAAATGGAGCATTTATCCAGAACTGGATCAGATCGCGCACCTCTTTTGCTTACAGCAGGAGAACAAGTTCAACAATTCTCCAAGCCTTTTAGATTTCTAAAATTTTGGGTAGATCatgagtctttcatgcatacagTGGAACAACATTGGAGTACTGAGTTTGTTGAAGGTGCTTTTATTACTTTcaagttgaaaatgaagaaattgaaagCTGCTCTATCTGTATGGAGTAAAGAGACTTTTGGTGATATCTTTAAGCAACTAACTATTAGAGAGGATATTGTTAAGATCAAAGAGCAGTTGTTTGAAGAGGATCCCTCTGAAGTTAATAGAATGGTTTTGCAACAAACTCAAGCTGAATTCAAAAGATATATGCATTTTAAAGAAGAGTTTTGGAAACAAAAGGCTGGTGTTAAATGGCAATCAGAAGGAGATAGAAATACAAGGTTTTTTCACAGCTTG CAACAATTCTCTTCTGAGGCAACATCATCAGACTATAACATCTTAGAGCATGTGGAGGAAGCTGTTACTCAGGATCCAAATGATTTATTATGCTCTATGCCATCTTTGGAGGAAGTGCATAAAGCTGTATTTGAGTTAGCAGGTGATAGTGCATGTGGCCCTGATGGTTTATCAGGAATCTTCTATCAGAAATGTTGGGATATTGTTGGGGCAGATGTATACAATGTAGTTAAGGCTTTCTTTAATGGTCAAACTCTTCCAAAATCTGTCACTCATACTAATTTGGTTTTACTACGAAAGAAGGAAATTATCAACAATTTTTCTGATCTCAGGCCTATCAGTTTAAGTAACTTCATCAACAAGATCATTACTAGAGTTATTCATGACAGATTGGAATCTATTCTGCCttccttaatttctcaaaaaCAATCTGGTTTTGTAAAAGGAAGGAATATTATAGAAAATGTGTTACTTACTCAAAAGGTTGTTGCAGATATTAGAAAGAGGGGAAGGCTAGAAAATGTGATCATCCAACTAGACATGGCAAAGGCATATGATAGG GCTACTAGTTTCTTTCATTCTACAAGGGGAGTAAAGCAAGATGATCCTTTATCACCTGCATTATTCATCTTGGCTGCTGAAGTATTATCAAGAGCTTTAAATAGCTTGTTTGATGAAGGGATGTACAGGGGATATGGTTTGGCTAAATGGAGCTCTAATCTGAATCATTTGTCATATGCTGATGACATAATAATTTTTGCCTCTGCTGACAAATGGTCACTTCAAAGGATTATGAAGATTCTGCATGAGTATGAAGCTGTTTCTGGTCAAAAGATTAATGTTCATAAGAGTGCTTTCTGCATGTATAAGAGAATATCTAGTGAACTGGTGAATGAAGTCCAGCAAAGCACAGGTTTCTCAAGAGGTGAATTTCCTTTCACCTACCTTGGATGCCCAGTGTTTCATGCAAGAAAACAGAAGATATTCTATAGAGATGTGATAAAGAAAGTTAGAGATAAATTGCAAGCATGGAAAGGAAAACTACTGTCATTTGGTG CAATGGTTCCTCCCAAAAGTGTTATCAAAGAGTTGCAAAACATGTTTAATAGATTTTTCTGGCAAACAAAGACAGATGGTAAATGTAAACATTGGTCTGAATGGAACAAATTGTGTTATCCCAAAGGGGAAGGAGGTTTAGGATTCAGATCATTGAATGATATTTCAAAAGCTCTTTTCTCAAAACTTTGTTGGAGATTTAGAATAAGTAACTCTTTGTGGTCAAACTTTATGTGGAATAAATACTGTAAGAAGGTTAGACCAACCCTTGTTCAATGGAAGGGTAGTACTCAGACATGGAAATATATGTTAGAAGCTAGTAATGATATAGAGCATCATATCTGGTGGGAGCCTCATCAAGGTTCTATATCAATATGGTATGATAACTGGTTGAAAATAGGTGCCTTGAATGATCAAATTCAGTTCCAAGCTTACAAAGATGACAGTGTAGAAGATCTAGCAGAAATAATGGAAGGAGATCATTGGGATATGACAAAGGTACAGCAGATGTTTTGTGATGAAATG GAAATTGACAAACCCCATTGGATGCTTACTAGTTCTGGAAAGTTCACAGTAAGTAGTGCATGGGAGTACATAAGGCAAAAAAGGCAG GTAAAACATGCAATACTGAAATGGTGGAACACTCCTGTTAAATCCAATCTGAAGACCTTATATCAAGCAGTTCCAACCTTTATATTGTCGCACCTGTGGAAGGGTAGAAATACAAGGAGGCATGGAGGTTCTATCACTGTGAACAAGGTTATATATGAGATCAACAGAGGTATATTGTTATTGGCACAAAGCCTATTTCCTGGCATGAAGCTGTTTCCAAAAAGGTGGCCTTTCTTTGTGCAATATTTAGAAAACTCCGAGAAAGACAAGGTTGTTCACAAGGAAGTAACATG gtccaagttcaagaaattttCTCGTATTAGAGATCATAATGGAGATTTAGTGTATGCAGCAGGGAAAAGATTGGAGGATACTACTAATGTAATAGCTGAAGTAGTTGCAATTGAAAATGGAATACAATATTGTGTAGATCATCATCAGCTATTACCTTTGATAGTAGAAACTGACTCTTTAACTATGCAGAAGATGGAATATGGGAAGTACCATGGAGGATATCATTG GTACCATGCA ACTGATATTGGATTGACTTGGAGTTTGAAGGCTGGATCAGTACTACTACAATGGCTACAAGAAGTGCTACCCAGAAGGTGCATCACAACACAAAGAGCAATCATCTTGATGGATCAGTATGCAGGAGGATTCAGCAGCCTATGCAGACCTGTGCTGATCTGTGAACTTGGTCATATGGTGAAGCTGTGCAAGTCCTATAAAAACTCTACTGGAAGAAGCTTATTACAACCAAAAGCTTGA